A window of Candidatus Poribacteria bacterium genomic DNA:
GTATCACCAGAAACGCCCGCATTCGGCGTTAGGGTATTTGACACCTCTCGAATTTGAGCAAAAAAACTTGTCTTAACTTTACGGAATTGCGGCCCTAATTAGCGTTGGCACTACATGTCGTCGGCGTTTTCGGAGTTGATCTTGAGGATTTTGATAGAGGTTTTAGCATCGGGTTGAATTTTCATTGAAGGTATCCCAAGAGTTCCGATGGTAAGTACTGTCTGTCCGCTGGCGAGGTTTCCTTGGGAAACACCCTATCAAAAACACCTCGCCAATCATGTTCTACCATAAATAGCCTTGATTCAAGAACAGAATTTGATAATCGCTATGAAGTATGTTATACTTCAATTAAAAGGACGGATCGTATGGTTACCCGACAGGAAATCCAGGCGACATGTGATGATATCGTGCGCGAATTCGCGCCGCTACAAGTTATCCTCTTTGGTTCTTATGCGTATGGCACTCCGACAGAGGATTCGGATGTAGATCTGCTTGTTGTGATGGATATTCCGAAGTCGGAGTTTCTCAACAAAGCTATAGAGATCCGGCAACGTATTTCATACTCATTCGGTATGGACCTGTTAGTCCGTTCACCGGAAGAGATTGCGTATCGGGTCTCGTATAACGATTGGTTTCTTCGTGAAATTACTGAAAAAGGGGAGTTGCTCCATGGATCCGATGCGGACTGCAATGTTAAAAACCTACAAGGTCCTGATTACAGAACAGGTCTTCTCAAAAAGAGAGAGGACGACATGAACCCATTGACGCTGGAATGGATAGAGAAAGCTGAAGGTGATTATAGAGCAGCAAAGTGGCTTCAGCAAGCCCCGGATCCCGTGCATGACTCTATCTGCTTTCATGGACAACTGTGTATTGAAAAGCATCTCAAAGCTTGGCTGCAAGAGGCAAATATTCCTGTTCAACGGGCGCATAACCTTGAAGAATTGCTGGCGTTGATTATACCTACCCTGCCTGTTTCGTCCGATTGGCGGCCTGACTTTAAGAGAATAACAGGGTATGCAGTGGATCCCCGCTATCCCGGGGATTCAAGAACAGCTGAAGATACAGAGCATGCGATGCGCATCTGCGATGAAGTGCGTCAAGCAGTTCGCACGCAGCTAAAACTCGCGATGCCTGTGAATTGATATTGAAGACAAAACTGTTCCTGTTATAAAAAGAAATTAAACTTTTGTTGTAAGTGAAGGACAATTCAAACTCGTAATTCTGTTAAGGAGAAATACAGGTGAAAATAAAATCAACATTTCATGTTTTCGTGTTTTTGATGGCAGTACTGACCCTTAGTATGCCCTTTATCGCTCTCGCGCAAGAAGATCAATGGGAACTTGAAGCCAGAGTCTCTGCTAAACAGGATGCTGAAGCAAATACCAATCAAGTTTTGTGGATCGGTGGTAACTTTCTTTTGGGTTTGGCTGGTGGATGTGTGCTGGGTTCGGTTGGACTCCTGGGTGCTCATCTCTATGAACCTCCTGTTCCTGCCTCACGGCTCGTCGGAAAATCACCTGAGTACATCTCAACTTATGCAGATGCCTATAAAGCAAAAGCCCGAGATCTTCAGATAAGGTCTGCATTTATAGGATGTCTGGGAGGATCTGTCGTATCAGGCTGCGTGTTGGCTTCTTATCTTAATGACCAATAGTGAAACAGGTATGGTGATAAGTGCCAGAAGTTTATCACCACGCCATTCCTAAAAAATAGATGTTTAAAAACCTCCAATTCTCCATAACGCTTTTGTTCACGCTTCTTTTTGTCAGTGTGCTCTACGCTGCTCCGTTAAAGACGCTCTCCTTAGACTTTACGCGTGCGTTAACCGAGAACAACAAAACGGAGCACATTGCAGGCATACTCCACTACGATGTAAAGGCAGCGAGAGTTGTTGTTGAAGTCACCCAACCGCTCAAACAGATAATGGTTGTAAAGGAGAAGACGTTGGAAATCTATTATCCTATAGAAAAACAGGCGTTCCGTTTTATTTCCAAAGGACGCATTCCGCTTCCGTTTGTTGAATCTATCATCCAATCCACGCAAGCAGAATATGGGTTGACAGCGATCGGGTATTCTTTGGAAAAGCACGATATTGTAGATAAGGTGCTCTATACCTATTGGGCACCGCCTGAAAAAGCGAAAGAGAAACTCGGCACCGTCATCCTCGGCATGCGGGATGACCGACTTATCTCTGCCGAGGTCAAAAACCCAAAGGGGTATGTCATCGCCAGATCACACTATCAGGATCACAGCAGAATCGGCATTAACTATATTCCGATGAAGGTCACCTCGAGCGCGTATGGACCGAAATCTGAAGTGCTTCAGTCTGAACATATCCTTTATAGCAACCCACAAGTAAACGTGAATTCGCCGAATCCGATGCTAAATTTCAGAATCCCTGAATCCGTGGAGGTTAAAGAGATCAAATGGTAAATCGTCTCATTCTTTTCTGTGTGTCTTGTTTATCCGCCATTATTTTCGTTTTCCCAGCGTTTTCGGGTGAAGCCGCCGATCTTGCATTCATCCGAAAGGTCAACCCAATTGTGAAATCGAAACCGCAGGAGATTGTCCGTTTTAATCCACAGGAAACCTCGGAATTGAAGTTAGTCGCGACGGGACTGATTCGTTTCTATCAGAAATTCATCTCCAGTCAAGACGTACCGGCATGTGGTTTCCACCCGTCCTGTTCGCGTTTCGGCATGGCGTGTATACAGAAATACGGTATGGTGCGCGGTTTGCTGCTGACTGCTGATAGATTAATCCGGTGCAACGGGTCGCAATGGCAGCATTACCACAAAGATAGCGTAACGGGTAAATACATTGACCCTGTTTTGGACTATGCAACCGTGAAATAGTTCAGCCTTAGTAAAGGAAGTTGGGTTTCACTTTATTCAACCTGGGGAAATACACAGAAATACGCGGAAACACGCAGAGACACCCAAGCAAAGACCCCAAGCAATACGCAGAAATACCCAAGCAAAAACACCTACGGACTTTATGAACACTACGCAAATATACAGATTCCTGCTCATACTTTTCCTCACTGTTACGTTTCTCCCCTTCGCAGCCGCCGAAGAACCCATTGAATATTATACGTCCGAAAACGTCCGTAAATTCGCCGATTTTCTATATGAAGAAGGCGATTATCTCCGCGCAGCGGGTGAGTACCAGCGTTATCTTTTTTATAGTTCAGGTTCAAAGGCACGCTTAGAAAGCGAGCGTACCGGAGAAGGGACAGACAGCGATCAGATTCGCTATAAAATTGCTGTCTGTTATCGCTTTGCTGGTCAAACCGAACAAGCAATTCGGAGTTTTGAAACGCTTCTGAAAACGCACCCTGAAGGTCAATTTGCGAGCCGTGCCTACTATCAGATCGGTGCTACCTATTTTCTGACGGATCAGTTTGAGCAATCTGTGCAGTTTTTACGTGGCGCACTGCCACGCATAACGGATACACGACAACATGCCGAAGCCGAGCAACTTATTGGACTCTCTTATCTGATGCAGAAACAGTGGTCTGAAGCAGGCGAGGTTTTCAAGGTACTACAGGGATCAGATATGCTTATGGTTAGCGAAAAAGCGAAAGTATATCACAAGTATGCGGAGGCAGGGGCGCGTCTACCCACCCGAAGTCCTTTTTTGGCTGGCGTGCTCTCTACAATTCTCCCGGGAGCCGGGCGATTCTATACGGGTAGGATCGGCGATGCCCTCAACTCTTTGTTCGTTATTGGTATTACAGGGTGGCAGGCTTACGATGGTTTCCGTAGGGACGGTATATCATCGGTGAAGGGATGGACGATCGGCACGCTTAGTGGTATCTTCTATGTCGGCAACATCTACGGCTCGGTCATTTCAGCCCGCGTGTACAATCGCAACGTAGCGGACGAGTTCTTGGCGACACTGTCTGTAGAAATACCGTATTGATTGCGGAGCTCTACATATCCTACCTTCTTTTTTCTCTCAAGAGAATCTCGCCGTCAAAGTCTGCAATTTCATGATGCAGATGGCGATTGCCACTGTTGACCCCGACAGTGCTTTCACTGAAAGTGAGAGTTTGTTGAGAACCGCTACGGTTGTAGACCGCCCAACCGTTTTCAAAGGCGCGGACAAAGAGACCAGCGATGCCTTGATATTGGACCGCTTTTTCTTGGATAGGTTGCCCCATATCTACGTCCCAGAAGTCATACCAATTGTGGAGATGGTCAGGGACTGGTATAGCATTGTCATCGCCAAACAACACATAACCGTCAGAATGCGTTAAACTAAGCGCGGTAATCATACGCATCCACTGCTGGTTTTCTTCGCTATTTCGTTCTGCAACTCGTGTGTTGAGGTTTCCCATATAATCCGTTACCACGCGCCACCCCTCTAAGCAGTTGATTCGTGGTTCT
This region includes:
- a CDS encoding HEPN domain-containing protein, whose product is MVTRQEIQATCDDIVREFAPLQVILFGSYAYGTPTEDSDVDLLVVMDIPKSEFLNKAIEIRQRISYSFGMDLLVRSPEEIAYRVSYNDWFLREITEKGELLHGSDADCNVKNLQGPDYRTGLLKKREDDMNPLTLEWIEKAEGDYRAAKWLQQAPDPVHDSICFHGQLCIEKHLKAWLQEANIPVQRAHNLEELLALIIPTLPVSSDWRPDFKRITGYAVDPRYPGDSRTAEDTEHAMRICDEVRQAVRTQLKLAMPVN
- the yidD gene encoding membrane protein insertion efficiency factor YidD; this translates as MVNRLILFCVSCLSAIIFVFPAFSGEAADLAFIRKVNPIVKSKPQEIVRFNPQETSELKLVATGLIRFYQKFISSQDVPACGFHPSCSRFGMACIQKYGMVRGLLLTADRLIRCNGSQWQHYHKDSVTGKYIDPVLDYATVK
- a CDS encoding tetratricopeptide repeat protein, whose protein sequence is MNTTQIYRFLLILFLTVTFLPFAAAEEPIEYYTSENVRKFADFLYEEGDYLRAAGEYQRYLFYSSGSKARLESERTGEGTDSDQIRYKIAVCYRFAGQTEQAIRSFETLLKTHPEGQFASRAYYQIGATYFLTDQFEQSVQFLRGALPRITDTRQHAEAEQLIGLSYLMQKQWSEAGEVFKVLQGSDMLMVSEKAKVYHKYAEAGARLPTRSPFLAGVLSTILPGAGRFYTGRIGDALNSLFVIGITGWQAYDGFRRDGISSVKGWTIGTLSGIFYVGNIYGSVISARVYNRNVADEFLATLSVEIPY